A segment of the Devriesea agamarum genome:
TGGCGGGTTAGAATCGGCCCGACTAAAGGCCCCATGGAGGACAGACGATGAGCACTGCGTTCGAGCTAGTGTCCAGGTTCAGGATCGGCTACGACGTCGCCGAAGTCGACGCATTTCTCAGCCGAGCCCGGGCCGCATATGAGGGCGTGGACGGAACCGACGACTTCGATCCCGCCTCGATCATCACCACCACATTTGCCACCCAGCGTGGCGGCTACGACATGTCCATCGTGGACGAAGCACTGGATCGGCTCGCGGATGCTTTCGCCTTAAAGCAACGTGATCAGGCAATTGCCGTCGGCGGTGAAGAAGCGTGGGTGAGGGAATTGACACTGCGCGCCGAAAAACTCACCGAACGTCTCCGTCGACCTGCGGGACAGCGGTTTGCCCCGGCCCGGGAAGGCAGGCGTGCCTATGACCGCACCGACGTCGATACGCTGTGCGACCAACTCGCTGAATACTTCGGTGCGGGACTGGCCATGAGCGTTGACGATGTGCGCCGGGCAGCATTTCGTCGCCGTAAAGGCCCAGACGGATATGACGAAGCCGTGGTTGACGTCTACCTAGACCATGTTGCCGATGTGATGGCGTCGGTGCCGTGAGGATGACCAGGGGGAATACAGAAACTATGCGGTCGCTGGTGGTGCTCGGATCCACCGGGTCCATCGGCACCCAGACCCTCGATGTCATCTCTCGGTATCCGGGGCTAGCCCGGGTTCGTGGGCTGGCCGCAAGCGGGTCACGGCCCGAGTTATTAGCGCAGCAAGCTGCCCAGTTCGCCGTGGAACGAGTTGCAATCAGCTCTGAGCAGGCAGCGGATGCGGTGCACGAGGCGTTAGTGCGGCACTCACGTGACCTAGGGGTGCGCCCGGCCCGTGTAGAGGTCGGCCTCGATGCGGTCGAGAATCTCGCTGGATCGCTGACGGGGACAGCGGACGGTCACGGCGATGTGGTGCTGAACGCTATGACTGGCTCGGTGGGGTTGCGTCCAACGCTTGCGGCCCTCGCCAGTGGGGCAAGGCTTGCCCTTGCCAACAAAGAATCTTTGATTTCCGGGGGCGCCCTAGTCACGGCCGCAGCAGGCGACGGACAGCTATTACCCGTGGACTCCGAGCACACCGCGATCGCCCAATGTGTGGCAGGAGTGCCAAGAGATTCCATCGGACGCTTGGTCATCACGGCATCCGGTGGCCCGTTCCGGGGGCGTACCCGCGAGGAGCTGACCGAGGTAACTCCCGCTGAAGCTTTGGCTCACCCGACCTGGGCGATGGGCCGAACCATCACAACCAATTCGGCAACGTTGATCAACAAAGCGCTTGAGGTGATCGAGGCGTGCTGGCTTTTCGGCATGCCGGAAGATCGCGTCAGCGTGGTGGTTCATCCGCAATCCATCGTCCATTCCATGGTTGAACTCGTGGATGGAGCCACGATTGCGCTCGCCAGTCCGCCGGACATGCGTCACGCTATCGGCTGGGCACTCGGCTATCCCGATCATCTGCCGGGGCTTGCTCGGCCCTGCGATTGGACCCAGGCTGCAACCTGGACGTTTGAACCACTGGACGAGGGCACATTCCGAGCGGTTGCCCTCGCGCGTCAGGCGCATCGGCAGGCAGGGGTGCGTATGGCCGTGCTCAACGCCGTCAACGAGGAAGCCGTCGATGCCTTCCACAATGTGCAGCTCAGCTTCCTTGGAATCTGCGATCTGGTGGAAGCAGTTCTTATGCGACCCGATATTCCTGAACCTGCGCAGCCGCTGACCGTAAATACTGTGCTCGCCGCGGAAGAGTGGGCCCGGGCAACCGCAAGGACGGCCATTGCCACGGCGGTGGCAACCGGATCAGACCCGGTCGCGCTCGCGCGGACACTGCATATGTCCACAGGTTACGGACTGGACCAGATACAGGGGAGGCGCAGCTAGCGGTATGAGCGGAACGACGCTGTTGTATATCGCGGGCATTGTCATCCTTGCGCTGGGCCTTGGACTATCGATTGCTTTGCACGAGATTGGCCATCTGGTTCCCGCAAAACG
Coding sequences within it:
- a CDS encoding DivIVA domain-containing protein; protein product: MSTAFELVSRFRIGYDVAEVDAFLSRARAAYEGVDGTDDFDPASIITTTFATQRGGYDMSIVDEALDRLADAFALKQRDQAIAVGGEEAWVRELTLRAEKLTERLRRPAGQRFAPAREGRRAYDRTDVDTLCDQLAEYFGAGLAMSVDDVRRAAFRRRKGPDGYDEAVVDVYLDHVADVMASVP
- the dxr gene encoding 1-deoxy-D-xylulose-5-phosphate reductoisomerase, with amino-acid sequence MRSLVVLGSTGSIGTQTLDVISRYPGLARVRGLAASGSRPELLAQQAAQFAVERVAISSEQAADAVHEALVRHSRDLGVRPARVEVGLDAVENLAGSLTGTADGHGDVVLNAMTGSVGLRPTLAALASGARLALANKESLISGGALVTAAAGDGQLLPVDSEHTAIAQCVAGVPRDSIGRLVITASGGPFRGRTREELTEVTPAEALAHPTWAMGRTITTNSATLINKALEVIEACWLFGMPEDRVSVVVHPQSIVHSMVELVDGATIALASPPDMRHAIGWALGYPDHLPGLARPCDWTQAATWTFEPLDEGTFRAVALARQAHRQAGVRMAVLNAVNEEAVDAFHNVQLSFLGICDLVEAVLMRPDIPEPAQPLTVNTVLAAEEWARATARTAIATAVATGSDPVALARTLHMSTGYGLDQIQGRRS